A segment of the Candida albicans SC5314 chromosome 2, complete sequence genome:
GCTTTTGATACAGTTCCACTTGAGGGAGATGAAAACATTGCAACTGCTGCAAAAGAAACTGAGCCAACATCTACAGAACCAACAGAGTCCGTGAATGTTACTAATGTTAACAACTCCGCAAGTGAAGAAGCTGGAAAAGACGACAATGATGACGAAGATGATGAGGATGAGGATGCAGACAATGAAGGGAAATCTAATAAAACTTCTGAACAGTCATCAGAAGGAAGTGCAACTGGTTCACCAtccaagaagaaaaataaaaagaaaaagaagaataataagaaaaagtaAACTCGTAAAATCTAAATATCCGTGTGTATTACATGATTGCTTTTTAATATTAAGATACttttaaagaaatataaattgTTCCAGTTAAACGTATATATGCAGTTACTTAACTTCGAGTCAGAAATGCACTAGGTGTGTTGACGAATAAAATcgataaatatataaatagaaGCTAATTGAAACTGaatgccaaaaaaaaaatatgtgGAAACTCCAAATAGACTAATACATCTATTCTCCAAACAATTTTCTTacctttttcaaaatagaATCCTTTTCAGGATCATACGGATGATCTTTGGATGGGATTTCTAAAATAGCAGGAAAGGCATTTGAGAAACTGTCAACTTTAAATCTAATTAAATCGGCCAAATGTTGgtttatcaacaaaatagCAATATCATCTCTAGTTGAAGTGAAAGTGGTGAAAGcttcttcaatttgttcaacCGTAGTTTTTCCTGGTATAACAGTTAAGAAATTGGATTCTTTGCCTGGTTCGTTGGAGATTTGGCCAATTCCAGCTAGAAGTAAACCCGTCACGGTATCTTCATCAGCAATTGCTGCCACCAATTTACGTTTTTCCATAGCTTCACTCATGATTAGATTCAAGATTGTATGTATGTGATTGGTTGTCGTGaaagtttgttttttcgACAAATGATAAGCGGGAAGCTGGTAAGGTGGTCGATTCTTTTATGTCGGTGGTTTTTTTCTGgacaatttcaattactCGCGCACTGAAAGATACCCAGAATCTCAAtctattgttgattttcttAGGttggatatttttttttgtcttcttCAGAGAACCTCGtagttattattttatttttttcaattctttttaaatttcGTTACAATTTTCCAGATATTTCATAGAAACTTAAAACACACTCTCGATGATTAAAAGTTTAATTACAAGAAACAGTACGAGGATACGCGGTGCCAATACAAATTTAACCTTGGTAAGATTTGCTGGTCATTCCAAATGGCAGAACATTAGACACGACAAGGCCAAAAATGATGCTAGAAAATCAAAGGAAGCAACATTGATCTCGGGAAGAATTGAGAGTTGTGTACGTGTGGGAGGCAAAGAAAGTAATGCTAGATTAGAACAGTTGTTAGAGAAAGCAAAAGCATTAAATGTTCTGAAGGCGGTTGTCGAGAAGGCAATTAAAAGAGGATGTGGTGAACTAACAGATACTGCACAACTTCAAAATGTTCAATATGAATTTATGGGACCAGGTGGTGTTgctattattgttaatgCCCTTACTGATAATAAGGCAAGAACAGTCCTGATGGTCAAGAATGCAATGACTTATTTCCAAGCTACATTGAGTCCATGTCTGTACATGTTTGATAAAATGGGAGAGGTCATCTTTTTGCCGAAGGATAACGATGAAAGCTTTGATGATGTATTTGAAGTCGCATTAGAAATCGGTGCTGAGGATGTTGAAGAGTTTGAATTTGACGACGAGTTTGTCCCAGGAAAAGTACATAAATTTTACAGACTATTGTGTGATCCCACCTCCATTAATCAAGTTTCAAACGACTTGAGCGCCAAAGGGTATAAATTGCATGAATCAACTGTTAGATTCTTGGCCAATTCCGATTCTCAAGTGCCGTTCCCTGAAGAACTGTCGAAAGGGTATTTAAGGGCACTTGACAATTTGGATCAGATAAACGATGTCACTGATTACTACACAAATATTGAAGAGGAACATAAAGAGCGTATAGTCTCATCCATTAACTGAACAAGCTTGTTAGATTCTGTAAATAGTATACTAATACCAtaatttttggtttctcATTTTCTGTTTTGTCTACAAAATGAAGACAATTATTGCATCTCTGTACTACACAATTCACTAATCGTTATTTCATGTAACAagaatatatatttttaaaagattCCTCCAGATATAAGGCAAACGCAAGTacataatcaaaaaaacaaattaaattcGACAATACAAAACCAAGTTCAGATTCGATTGAGTTTGGTGTCcttatttcttttcttcttccacGGCTTTGTCCAAAACTTTGTTCAATTCGGACAAGTCAGCGTTTTTCCATAATCTTAATTCCTTATCGTAAGTGAAATGTCTGTAAGTGAAAAAAGTTGCTGAAACAAGGGCAACACCGACAGCAGCAAACAATGGAGTTAATTCAACTGGGTAAGTAAGCTTTGGTTTAACGTTTTTGGCACCGTTGAGTAAGATTCTAGTTGGTATCATTGTGAAATGAATATATGAGTACTTTGAACTATGTTGTTGTGAAAGAAAACTAaccaaattaaaaataaaaaaacaaaaaaatggttctata
Coding sequences within it:
- the VMA7 gene encoding H(+)-transporting V1 sector ATPase subunit F (Putative subunit of the V-ATPase complex, which is involved in control of vacuolar pH; highly similar to S. cerevisiae Vma7p; interacts with phosphatidylinositol 3-kinase Vps34p), coding for MEKRKLVAAIADEDTVTGLLLAGIGQISNEPGKESNFLTVIPGKTTVEQIEEAFTTFTSTRDDIAILLINQHLADLIRFKVDSFSNAFPAILEIPSKDHPYDPEKDSILKKVRKLFGE
- a CDS encoding uncharacterized protein (Putative protein of unknown function; possibly mitochondrial; Hap43-repressed; Spider biofilm repressed); translated protein: MIKSLITRNSTRIRGANTNLTLVRFAGHSKWQNIRHDKAKNDARKSKEATLISGRIESCVRVGGKESNARLEQLLEKAKALNVSKAVVEKAIKRGCGELTDTAQLQNVQYEFMGPGGVAIIVNALTDNKARTVSMVKNAMTYFQATLSPCSYMFDKMGEVIFLPKDNDESFDDVFEVALEIGAEDVEEFEFDDEFVPGKVHKFYRLLCDPTSINQVSNDLSAKGYKLHESTVRFLANSDSQVPFPEESSKGYLRALDNLDQINDVTDYYTNIEEEHKERIVSSIN
- a CDS encoding uncharacterized protein (Ortholog of S. cerevisiae : YPR010C-A, C. glabrata CBS138 : CAGL0J01699g, C. dubliniensis CD36 : Cd36_02990, C. parapsilosis CDC317 : CPAR2_211020 and Candida tenuis NRRL Y-1498 : CANTEDRAFT_116148) translates to MIPTRILLNGAKNVKPKLTYPVELTPLFAAVGVALVSATFFTYRHFTYDKELRLWKNADLSELNKVLDKAVEEEKK